In the Arachis stenosperma cultivar V10309 chromosome 8, arast.V10309.gnm1.PFL2, whole genome shotgun sequence genome, TCTCCTTAATCCATcaataatataactaaaaattttttaaatcattcATCTAAACTACTTATTTATCAAAACTATCCTTGCTATAACATTCAAGTTCATGTACACTAAACCAATGTCAAACTATTTCATAAAGCTAATATGCTCTATCCCCACTATACTTAGTCTCAAATAAACACGTAATATCTAGTTTAGCCTGTCTCTTTGTTTCTTTGAGTGTACGAATAGTTGCTTGATTCGTCACACCCCTATGTTTCAAGCTATAATAATCATAGAAACATAAAgccaaggaaaagaagaattAAACTCTTCAAAGAGAACAAGGGTACCAGGGCAGGCTGCGCCCATTAAGCACATTGCATACCCCCATTTGCAATGGAGGGTCTTCCTCTATCTGCACTGCTCCATATTCTTCCGTACCTTCACCTTTTTTCATATCGAACCATTGCCTCAACAAATTTACTTGAGTCAAGTGACTCAAAATTAGGGGGTGTAGGATCAGGAGATTCCTCTCTAGAGGGGTTATGGTTATTGTCTATCATCAGTTTCAGGTGTTTCTGGTGTGGAAGCGGGGCTTAGTGGGCTATTATTTGTCCAATTCTCTTGGCAGTGGGCAAATAAATTCTGCTTTTGTGGGATGAGGTTGCTATTCTAGGTCTGGGAGAGAGGTTGCCTTTGCGCAAAGGTGTTCTGGGCTGTATTGTTTTGGGCTAGTATAGTACTTAGTTAGTTGCTATGTTTGGTAGTGTTTTTACCTAAGTTGGGTTGTGTTTGGGCATTGGTTAGAACTGGGATGATGCTTTGGGAATTTTTGCTTGTGTTTGAGTTTGCTTGGTACTAATTCCTATTTTAGCTGAATAGAGAATTGAGGCCCACAATTGTAGATCCTTGTCATATTTAACCCATATAAGCTATAACAGGCCAAGGAGGACAAGTTGGGAGAACTCATAGATTGTTAACCAATGTGAGACTAGAATTTCACCAAACCAGAAGTTTATACTAGAAAGTGTTGGGCTACACGATGATGGTTGTTCTTGGCCCATGCCAATCTAGAAAGCATTAAGGTAAAAGTGGTAGAGCAGGCAAAGATTAAAGGCTAAAGCAAAGCGAAACTCAACGTTTGTAATTATTTTGTCCctcatttttttagtttttccaGGATCTCATAAATAGCAACACATGTATGCTATATgaacaaataataaaatgcaGTGTTAAAGAGAGTTTCTTTAACAAATTTCAACAAATAATAATGCCGTGAGAACTCACTTTTAGTGAGTGGTTTGGATACGGCTGTTTAGCATATTCAGCAATCTCAAATGCACTAGAAAGTCTATAAACCGCTTGATAGGCAGCCACTTTTTGAAACCCATCACGCTTGATAGTCTAATTGCCTTTGCCCCTACCTGGGCTTTCCAACCTTAATGAACCTTATCTGACATTCCACACCAAGTTGCTTGCTTATACACGTGTGACACATAcccaaaatttaaattaaaatataagataCAAGGAAAAATATATGTAGATACACACACTTGCCTAAACTAGGTAGCTAGGGTTAGGgctttcttctttttaatttttacacttTTTGACACAAAATTATCCCacctttatattttattttatattcctCTTAAACTTTAACCATATCTTTATTCCTCAGGAGACCCAAAAATACATCTTTCTTATCTTACTTTCACTGATGTCTCTCACAGTTTCTCTGTTTGAGACTTTAAATATACTCTCATCCATGCTGGCAGGAACATATATGCATACGAAACCAAATCATCATGAGTACTGcaaatacaacaacaacaaaaacactaatatttttaaaatttaaaacccTGGGATGAAGGTGTGATAGCGAGTGAAGAATTAATGGATGCATAGAGAAGCTTTTTCTGGGCACTTTACCTGTATAGGGATGTAGGACTATGACAATGCGACCAGAAAAGAAGACCCAAACTAGAAAGAGAAAGATTCATGAACTTACATACATTATTGATCGATGTTCACTGTTCACCTACCGGTCAAACAagcaaaatataataataacataaaGTTGGAAAAATTAAAGGGTGAAAAAAAACGTAAGAGAAGACCCTGATGAGTAGTGTGGAATCCGAAGAATAGTGGTATGCTGTGAAAAcagtatatatattatatatattcatCAGATGACTACTCAAAGTGGGGAAAGGCAAATGTATGAATCTGCTGGTCCTCAGAAGAAGCATAGAAGAAGCCTTGATAGAAACATATCAAACATCATTTTTAGTCAGTTTCCCCTCAAATTTCGCTTTCATAGAATAATTCACATCCTTGTTCTTTTCTTAAAGAAAATGTtcaaagatatatatatatagattacTTTGGCTTCAAACTATATATTGttcatttctttccttctaaatatacttattaattttgaattaagaagatatataatatttttaacatatgaTATTTAATTCCTTGTTATTATTGAGGGTGAGGGAGCGGATAGGGGGAGTTTCTCTCCCTGGCCTTCTGACAGATCATAAATGCGACAAGTAGAATTCTAAGTCCATGAACATATACACGTCATGATAACCTTCTTTTTTCGTAAATCATAGTGCTACTATGATCTATCTAGAGAAATAGTAAAAGATGATGATACAAagaataatgaaatattaattagtatagaatgttttgtaacaatgaggactaaattaaattaaaccaATAATGGTGTTTTTTATGAAACAAATGTGTGAAATGGTGTCAGCCTCCTTTATGGCATAGATCTGTTGTAATATCACTGGTCATTTCATGGGTTTTTGAAATTGAGAGACGACGAAGAAAGAAGACGATGCAAAGTATTTCGTGTTGTTTCTTTGGCTTCGAACGAATTCGTACATGGATGCCATTAATTATTATCAATGTGGCTTCGTCAAAGAAAAGCCTTTGGAAATTTTGTCTTTAGGCCAGCCAGCCTGTTACATTCTCAGTTCTCAGTTCTCAGCTTTTTACCCAATAAaaccccttctctctctctctctctcattcatTAATGAAACTGAAACAAGCATGCAGAGATCAAAATTAGATGAAATAAATGGAGATCATGAACTAGACTAAAAGAAAATGATATGATCACACACAATgacacaataataataaattgcaCCGGTGATGAAATAGgagttaaataataataatagatggTTTAATCTAGTTGATACTAAAACCCACCTACACCAATGGATGGGATGGGGGAAACTGAAAGAAAGATAGTTTTGGGCACTAAGTTATATGTACACAGAATCACAAACAGTCACTCATCTCACGCACACACACGTACGTTTCCATCAATATCAGGCTACTCAAAACTGATGAAGGATCTCATTTTGCcttaaaagaaagaagagaaaattaaacaaacaaGACCATATAAtataactaatataaaaaaagaaagaaagaaagaaagaaaggaactCTAGCTTTGGATTTTGAAAGAAGCCTTAGCTAATTAACAAGTAGTAGAAGGAGGCATGAGATTCAAGCCAAGGTCATCCTTCTCCAAAATCAAACGCGCCTTGTTAGTCTCTGAATTAGCTAGGTTGTTAGACCCATACTCAGGGTGCACCCTTTTCTTGGACTGAAGCGGCACTCCAAAAAGCTTGGTCTTACAGGGTGGTGGCGCTTCCACAATCGTGACGGAGCTCCTTGCCGTGTTGCTTGGACAGTTTTGAGTTTGAGAATAATACCCGAGAAGATGGTTCATCGGCCTTTGCAGCATTGAAACGTTACCATTAGCGGCACCGGAAGAAGCATATGAATGTGATGATGGCGTGTTATTGcaaagaagcaaagaagaagaacaagtgTTGCTTGGAGGAACTGGCTTCACATGGTTCTGAACGAAGTAGATTATGTCATTGTAGAGCTTCTTCATGTGTGCAAGCTCCGACATGAGCATGGTGTTGCTCCGCCTCAGCCTCTCATTGTCCTCCGACAGCGCCGTGACGGATGAGGTGTTGTAGCAGGGTGTGGCGGTGGGCGGCGGAGAGTCACACCAATTGGCTTGGTCATCGGAGTCGTTTGGCGGCGAGATGCTGAGCCTGCTTGAGAAtggaaagaaagaaggaatcggAGAGTGGTGGTGGTTGATGGCGGTTATCTGTTGAGGGTGGTGTGCGGTTTTTCTTCTATGGATCTCACACAGCAAGTGCTTCTCTCCCTTCTTGAAGAATTCATTAGCAAACTCCCACCTATCCGGAACAATCTTTCTGAAACCCTAATTTCATTAAACAAGTAATAAATTAGATAAAAGAAGTAGTAGTTGAAACTTGAAACAAAGTATATAGcatgtatgtgtgtgtgtgtgtacaTACATAAGTATTGAGCTGGCGAACGAAACTTGAGAAGTTATTGTGTTTGAAGTAATTAGGAAGAAGATCTCTAGCGAACTCAGGAGGACGCCAAACGACGAAGGTGCTTTGGTCTTCTCCCCATGACACTATGTGATCGGTGGCTGGATCGTCCACCAGCTGGTACGTCTTTGTCAGAAACGGCGCCGGCACCGACTTGTTTGACTCTAGCGACAGTAGAATGCTCTCGCAGTTGTCTAGCAGAAGAGCCATTCCTAGTGACGACTGTGAGAATGGTGGTGTGGTGAGGTAAATAGAAGAGAGACAAGTACTAATTAGTATACTTACTTGCTAGCCGTGGTGGTGTGTGTAGTTAAAGGGATATTTGTCTGATTAGATagattttattatatataaatatggtTTCCTACATCGGTTATGGAGTGAGAGAGAATATGTGTCTGTCTGTCTGGGACTGTGAAATAAGGGCCTTTCAAGACAAACCCGTGACTCACTACTCACtactctttctttctttctttctttctatgtGTTTGTGTTGTGATACAGAGAGGGTTCTGACATTGATCCCGCGCACACCCACTTATAATCACGCACACCACAACACCAGGACCAACAACAACCTCCTCACACCAATGCTCTCATCCTTCTTCCCTTTTACCAATTGACCATTCCGCCCTCTCCATCGCCTCCTTTATTCCATTGCTATTAGTAGTAATCAGTCAAACACTAACACTTACCTTCTTTTCACTCTTTTTTACTCTAATCATTTTCCCCCCAATCATTCCATTTCTTATGTTTCAGACCATAAAGTTCGTTTTACTACCATTATTTTAGTGTAACGCTCCGTAATATATTCATCTAACTATTGCATTATTATACAAAAGTGAACATGTAAGCTATATTCAATTAgacattataaaaaattatatttatgtataaaatatatctattttttaaaaagtatgttttttatacttcattaatttaaattaattaactgttaaaaaattaaattgatttaattagttaaaataTAGTTTGAccaattattctaattttttgactaattcacttataagattttattttaaatgggATCAATTTAATAATCGATTTTTAATTAATTCGGCGGTTCGACCCGGTTCTCGTATCCAATTCCAATGCTGAAGATAAAAATCTCTGGAGCGAACGGATAATTCTGAAACAAAAATGATATTGACACGTTATATATCTTTGTTACGGGAATAAATTATTGAATTGGAATCAAGTAACCAGGGGAAGGAGgggtttgttttgttttgtttcatcACTTCACGTCAAACGAGTGTCCTCTTTTTCACTTTGTAGCTTTCCTTTTGTTGTTTAATGCCACCAACCAAACACAGTCTCTAGTTTCGAATCCCTATCAGAAAAAACATATTTCTATTGCTACAATCTAATCTCATCTCATCTCGTCTAGCTAGCAGGCAAAGGATACATCGAACAACGTGATGGGAATTAATTAAAGACTGTTCTGAGTTACGACACTACTTCCTTCTGTtgcttctcttttcttctatatcttcttcttctcccttctttcttttttaatcttattcatcatcaatcataaaaaataacattttcaAACTTGAATAACCAACATCATGTGTGCTAGCTACAGATGTATGCTCTCTTCTTTGACCCGCTAGTACCTTAGCTTTTACTCGCTAGTCGCTACCATATAATATACGAAtaaataacacaaaaaaaaaaacctattTAGGTCTCTATAGAGCTACCCTTTTGagttttcaacttttttttatcGTATCCTTTAATTAGCCACCACaatgattaatttattgtaaatttaatttttttttttaaatttattaattaataaattattatatatataaaacaaaatttaaatacctaatacttttttaaaaagataaaccattcaactaatttaaattgatcaCACTTGTTTTTTAACGGTGGAGCTGATTGAATTATTGACCCAAAAGGCCATGAATGAATAACACAATGGCAATCTTTTGCACACCTTTCTCACCACCCATTAATTTGTATAATGCAAAGTAGTATTGTGTAACATCTCTTTATTCTACTCATCATTTTAAATTACAATGTGATTCTACTTTAAATGAGATTTAACTTAAATTCTATTTATATGATGATAAAGAGAATAACGAATAAAAAGAATATCCTTCCATCACTACTATTAAAGTGTTAATTAACATAATTAATACCGCATTTTACCATATTATACAGTCTTATCATGACGATTTCGCATGAACAATAACGCACATTTTGAATACTAAGCTACAGGCCAGGTTTCATAATTTGAAAGAAAAGAGGAGGTAAAAGACTGAAGAAAGTTGCTTGAAAACCATAGAGTGCAATAAGTAGTGGAGAGTGAGAggatccaaataattaaaagaagaagCGCATTGGTTTTGTGATAATAAGTGAAAGTAAAAGAGTATGTAGTAGGGACGCAGAAGCAGATAGAGAGGGCCAAAGCAAAACATAAATGGCAAAATGATGACTAATTATTTCGGATAGATACCAAAACTGATTATTTTGATAGTGTTCATGATTCTCATTATTGGAAAAACAAAGCTAATCTGTCCCGGTTCCCCACCCAGCTAGTAATTATTTCTCACTTTACaattttctttgcttttctcATATTCAATGTGAATATTTTTACATAACAATATCTAGAAAAGGTTCTACTCAACACTCAAATGTAGCTTACTAAAGAAGCTGCATCAATTAACTATAAAGTATAAGCAGTTGTAAGATAACAAAGATATACTGCTATATGCTATATATTATATGTACCAGTAATAATGGGAATTAAATTCGGGTATTAGGTTCCAGGGTGGGGTCATAGTTTTGCATCAATATGGAAAAAGTAACACTGCTGAATCAACCAGCCTCTAATAACACACTTATTATTTGTTACGGTTAAGAATATAAAACTGGACTCCACAtgaatttgtaacaaaaatactACTTTCCGGGTCTAGCTAAACATAAAGtcataattaattttgagttaaGTAAGGTGAAAATTAAATAAGCCAAGGTAGGATATATGGGAGCAGAAAAAGAGGAGGGAAGTAGCAATTAAGTTAACGCGAGCATCATCAGTTTCAAGTCCCGATAATGAAATGAGAAATAGAGAGAGGGATTCTAGTTTGTTTTGCATTGCATTGCACCCTAGAAAAGCAGCTATGTTATGTGATCTAGTTCAGTAGTCTAGTCTTGTACTATTATTATAGTGTGACAATTGATGAAGCAAGAAAGGGACGAAACTCATAACTATGGATAGATAGATAGATGGATGGATGGTATCTGTCTAGCTAGCGAGTAAGTTCTAACAATCATGCTGCTCTATATTGCATTAATCaatatcttttttcattttttctttttgctgcttcttcttcttcttcttcttctatcttgtTCTGCCTCTGCTGCCGAATATGTGCTTCACAACCTTTTCTCTTATTCGCAGTTACCTTGAATATAATACTAATACGCACCCCTCTCTGACCCGCTTTCGCTGTACTCTTCTACCACTGCACCCATTGCAGCAACAGCAGCGCCTGACATGGAGACAGTACTAATagtccttttttattttattttttaaattttcatgcATCATCCATCTGTATCTGTATGCGAGTATTACTAGTCTCGTGATacttgttttgtttttttctccCTCAGTATTACATATACCAACTTATTTATTACCACCACCTtattctcttagcttcttcatGTTACATGCATATTTATGGGAATTGAAATAGTTAATAATGAAATTCAcggacatatatatatatatatatatatattggaaaAGTAATATATTGGAAAAGTATAAGTAATTAACAAcatttttaaactatatttgaACAATGTAAATtaataaagttaaaaaaataaattgatcttatatttaattaataacattaaattatagtgtaatataattaatagttgtttatattatttaaaatagtcATTATTTACCTAGCATTCtccatatatattatatagagTAATAGATAGCAGGTTCAATTTTCCTTTCGGCATCTTTGTTTGTTGTTATTAAGCATAAACGGTCAATGTGTTATGTGTCCCGTACTATTCGAACTTAataaagtatatattttttaaaatttattaaaaatattcttaatttttattttattttaattttatttaaaaaattttaatttttatcaagTATATATctgataactaattttttaaaaattttagaattaattCAGCAATAAAACATATATCTAGTTTATTTAAAttaagttattcttatcaaatttgttttgatttttttaaattaattatcaaaaatatatttgatacaaataaataaaaaaatttaagataaaattaaaataaaataaaatttaaaaatatttttaaaaaaattttaataaactttaaaaataaaaaatataatttatccTTATACAAGCTTGTTCAAGAATTATCAGATATACTACACATCCGAGCTTTATTGCTATCCAAATCTAACCCAATAGCTCAACACCAACAAAAACCATTCTCATTAAAAGAGCGTGTACATACGCTTGAAATCCCCAAACAAACGTTATTTTTCGCGCTCTAATTTGAAAAactgttcttcttcttcttcttttcctatTTCGTTATCATAATCACCAACAACACCAACATTTTACTAACATCTTTATTAGTTTTGATTTTCTCTGGTatcatcattaaataatttcgtTTCATTTGGATCCCGAAATAAATTCAATGTATTTTTGTTGATAATTGAGTCTTTTTGACTGCTTATTTAAATCTGAACTAATTTCGATTTTGTATATTAATTGAGGTTCGCTTGATGCTGCTGATgagtattgaccaaattttttattccttaaataattttggttcattttcttagtttaattgataTTCATTTGGATCCAAAAATGAATTCAACGTGTTTTTATTGATGATTTAGTTTTTTCGACTGCTTGTTTAAATCTGAACTAATTTTGATTCACCTGTGTGTTAAATGAGGTTCACTTAATGTTGTTGATAAGTAttgatcaaattttttattctttaaataatttcggttcatttcttagtttaattgaggtCATTTGGGTCCAAAAATAAATTCGATTTACTTTTGTTGATGATTATGTCTTTTTTAGCAAAGAAGgataaaattattcattatcactttattcaattgcattaaattttattccattccattcaattcaaattGTTGAAAATGATGATATTGAAAGAGAAAGataacgaaaaagaaaaagaaaaagatacaGTATCaggggagaagaagaagaacattGTTCTGTAAATTCAGAAACTCCAGCATTCTATCCAAATTCTATTAATTATTACTTTATTCAATTGCATTCCATTGCATTCAAAATCGTTGAAGAATGAATcgaaaatattatcaaaacgAAACTATTGTATAATACCAAATAAACCGTAAATTtgtccattatataaattcaaatttagaaaCACTTGCGTCTCAAATGAaccaaaaatattatcaaaataaaaccattatataatacaaaataaaccaaaaatagTGTTCATAAACAACTGAATTTAGTGATTGCGTTCTATTCCATTGAATTCAAAATTGAATCATCTAAATATCGTTTActtaattcaatttaaaataatcATTTAAATCGCTCTTATTCAACTgactttttttttgtgacttctcattcaactaatttaaatttgaatgatttattattgttttGATATACTATTAAAAtctgaaaacaaaaaaattataaaatctaaaatctaaaaacgaagaatataaatacaatgcagatcaaaatttaaaaataagaagaacacaaaaaaaaaatcaaaaaaattagaGCAGAGAAAAATAACGAAAAGTTTTATgttgagaaagaagaaaaaaaatgttatattaaGAAAGAgaaattttacattaaaaaatgACCAacgtataaaataaaaataacttagtttgacttaattaaaaaattatatggaTGTAGAATTATATATGTTCGGTTGATTAAGGGCCTTGTCTTACTCTTGACCATAACAGAATTTAGACTCAATAATGTAATGTAATGTGATTATAACAAGTATATGATAAACCATGAAAGCCAAGTTAGATAATGGACCAATCTAATTAAGGGGATGGGTATAGCTATAGTGTGGGACCCTTCCATTGTTTCTTTTTACGGTAGCATATAGTATGAGAAAGACGAAATCAATTTGCTGAATAATCCAACATTAACAATTCTTGAGAAgatgattataattaataagaattatgtatggataaaaaaaatgatgaaacagAGAGGGGACCCCTGAGAGTAAGGGAGGAAATCTAGAAAGGAGAGGGTGATTTTGCCATTACAAGTTGTCAGCAACTGAGACAGATCCTAGCGAGCCCACCACAAAACCCATCAATACCCAAATTCAcccaacaaaaaaattaaatgaaactcAAATCCTCAATAATATATAGATATCTCTACTCTCATACATACACGTTGAAGTAGAGGCAAGAAGATTCTATTCTAATTTCTAAAACAAACGCAGTGAAAGTGAAACCCAACCCCACCTCTCCTATCACATGACCACCGCCGCTACCTTTCAAATAAAAATCATAtcatattttcttattattgGACACCACGCCCATGGGAATTTCAAGGAGAGACAACTTAAAAACACCCAATACGGATAAAACCAttcaataaataattattacaCACTAACGTTACGTTCATAATAATAACCATTATATGTAGGGTCTTAATTAAGATATCCTAATGACATGTTTGTGGAAAATTTTAGTATGATTATATTATGAAGAATGCTCTTATAAAAATGTGTAAAATGTCTTTTTATAAAGATATTTAtgtgttatattattattagacgTATTAatgaattagttatttttaaattttttaataaattaaaataaaatcaatttttttataacaataataataaactcAATTGTTATCAGATTCGGTCGAATCAACTAATTTATATAACCCACTGgattatgatttattttttgttttttttttttaaataaaaattaggaatatatttatttttttattaaaaaatttaaacataattCGGTTTAAATTGTGTAAATTGATCGAATCAAATCG is a window encoding:
- the LOC130945070 gene encoding heat stress transcription factor B-4 translates to MALLLDNCESILLSLESNKSVPAPFLTKTYQLVDDPATDHIVSWGEDQSTFVVWRPPEFARDLLPNYFKHNNFSSFVRQLNTYGFRKIVPDRWEFANEFFKKGEKHLLCEIHRRKTAHHPQQITAINHHHSPIPSFFPFSSRLSISPPNDSDDQANWCDSPPPTATPCYNTSSVTALSEDNERLRRSNTMLMSELAHMKKLYNDIIYFVQNHVKPVPPSNTCSSSLLLCNNTPSSHSYASSGAANGNVSMLQRPMNHLLGYYSQTQNCPSNTARSSVTIVEAPPPCKTKLFGVPLQSKKRVHPEYGSNNLANSETNKARLILEKDDLGLNLMPPSTTC